From the genome of Gloeomargarita sp. SRBZ-1_bins_9, one region includes:
- a CDS encoding ABC transporter ATP-binding protein produces MKAPLIRLLNVSKVYGLGENQVQALHNVSLEIQPGEYCAIMGASGSGKSTAMNIIGCLDRPTAGDYYLQGENVARCSSTELAYIRNRQIGFVFQQFHLLPQLTALENVMLPLIYAGVPPRERQQRARLALEQVGLGHRLHNKPNQLSGGQQQRVAIARAMVNHPALLLADEPTGALDSRTSQEVMDLFAALHQQGVTIVIVTHEADIARRAERIIWFRDGQVLHDHLHPDDIHQAIRAM; encoded by the coding sequence ATGAAAGCGCCCCTGATTCGGCTGCTGAATGTGAGCAAGGTCTATGGGCTGGGGGAAAACCAGGTCCAGGCGCTGCACAACGTGTCCCTAGAGATTCAGCCGGGGGAGTACTGCGCGATTATGGGGGCGTCGGGTTCGGGCAAGTCCACCGCCATGAACATCATCGGTTGTCTGGACCGGCCCACCGCCGGCGATTACTATTTACAGGGAGAAAACGTGGCCCGTTGTTCCTCAACGGAATTGGCCTACATCCGTAACCGGCAAATCGGGTTTGTGTTTCAACAGTTTCACCTACTGCCCCAGCTAACCGCCCTGGAAAATGTGATGTTGCCCTTGATCTATGCCGGCGTCCCCCCCCGAGAACGGCAACAACGGGCGCGCTTGGCCCTGGAACAGGTGGGTCTGGGGCATCGCCTGCACAACAAACCCAACCAACTGTCGGGGGGGCAACAACAGCGGGTGGCGATCGCTCGGGCCATGGTGAACCATCCGGCTTTGCTCCTGGCCGACGAACCCACCGGCGCCTTGGATTCCCGCACCAGCCAAGAGGTGATGGATTTGTTTGCCGCATTGCACCAGCAGGGAGTCACGATTGTCATAGTCACCCACGAAGCGGACATCGCCCGTCGCGCCGAACGGATCATCTGGTTTCGCGATGGTCAGGTCTTGCACGACCACCTGCACCCCGACGATATTCACCAGGCCATCCGGGCCATGTAG
- the metE gene encoding 5-methyltetrahydropteroyltriglutamate--homocysteine S-methyltransferase: MTQGTAVQTATLGYPRIGKQRELKKALEAFWQGQLDESGLYQAAQAIEQQNWQTQQAAGIDRIGVGDMSLYDGVLDWSLRFGIVPERFRHWAGLDRYFAMARGQMGVPALEMTKWFDTNYHYLVPEITVPLQPADFSDFLTTVQRAQTVLGQRAVPLVLGPLTLVRLSRTTVDLAVLLGELTPRYVSLLEELQRLGVVEVQIHEPALVLGDADRYQSFYQTTYQTLAQVGLPIHLVTYFDDLGSAYPWVVQLPVAGLSLDFTRGNNLALVQQYGFPGDKVLGAGVVDARNVWAISPEAVIATLRTLQSLAPRLRVQPSASLQFVPYDVDLETQLPTPLHQVLSFAQQKLGEVRLLAQALQGETQAEKELQAINQRWQVFEGFRPVNPGVRERLQNLKPSDFSRPLPYEERKARQPVLPPLPTTTIGSFPQTPEVRQLRVKLKRGQITQAEYEAAIDAEIAKCIRYQEEIGLDVLVHGEFERTDMVEFFAQRLSGFALTEHGWVQSYGSRCVRPPIIYGDIARTQPMTVREFQVAQSLTSKPVKGMLTGPVTMLNWSFPRPDISRREQAFQIALALRDEVADLEAAGARMIQIDEPALREGLPLKPERWDEYLTWAVDAFRLAAGVARPETQIHTHMCYSEFGDIIEHIQRLDADVLSIENSRSNNQTLMQIVAGGYRHQVGNGVYDVHSPAIPPTEQMVQLLQQGLAHLPAEQIWVNPDCGLKTRRWEEVIPALKNMVAAAQQLRAQVQGSSQ, encoded by the coding sequence ATGACTCAGGGGACAGCTGTACAAACGGCGACATTGGGGTATCCCCGCATCGGCAAACAGCGGGAACTGAAAAAGGCCCTGGAAGCCTTTTGGCAAGGGCAGTTGGACGAATCGGGCCTGTATCAGGCGGCGCAGGCGATTGAACAGCAAAACTGGCAAACCCAACAGGCTGCCGGGATTGACCGCATCGGGGTGGGCGACATGAGCCTGTACGATGGGGTGCTGGACTGGAGTCTGCGGTTCGGCATTGTCCCGGAACGGTTCCGGCATTGGGCGGGATTGGATCGCTATTTCGCCATGGCGCGGGGGCAAATGGGGGTTCCGGCCCTGGAGATGACCAAGTGGTTCGATACCAACTACCACTACCTGGTCCCAGAAATCACTGTTCCTCTGCAACCAGCGGATTTCAGTGACTTTTTGACCACTGTCCAACGGGCGCAAACGGTGTTGGGGCAACGGGCGGTGCCCCTGGTGTTGGGACCCTTAACCCTGGTGCGTTTGAGTCGCACAACGGTGGACCTGGCGGTGTTGCTGGGGGAACTCACCCCGCGCTATGTCTCCCTATTGGAGGAACTGCAACGCCTGGGGGTGGTGGAGGTGCAAATCCACGAACCAGCGTTGGTACTAGGAGATGCCGACCGGTATCAATCCTTCTACCAAACCACCTACCAGACCCTGGCGCAAGTGGGGTTACCCATCCACCTGGTGACCTACTTTGACGACCTGGGGAGCGCCTATCCCTGGGTGGTGCAACTACCGGTGGCGGGCCTCAGTTTGGATTTCACCCGGGGAAACAATCTGGCCCTGGTACAGCAGTACGGCTTCCCCGGTGACAAGGTGCTAGGGGCCGGGGTGGTGGACGCCCGTAATGTCTGGGCCATTTCCCCGGAGGCGGTGATCGCAACCCTGCGCACCCTCCAATCCCTTGCTCCCCGACTGCGGGTGCAACCGTCGGCGTCCCTACAGTTTGTGCCCTACGACGTGGACCTGGAAACTCAACTCCCGACGCCCTTGCACCAGGTGTTGAGTTTTGCCCAACAAAAGTTGGGGGAGGTGCGGTTGCTGGCCCAGGCGTTACAGGGGGAGACCCAGGCGGAAAAAGAACTCCAAGCCATAAACCAACGGTGGCAAGTCTTTGAGGGTTTTCGCCCGGTCAATCCAGGGGTGCGTGAGCGCCTGCAAAACCTGAAACCCAGCGACTTTAGCCGGCCCTTGCCTTACGAGGAACGCAAGGCGCGCCAGCCGGTTTTGCCCCCCTTGCCCACAACGACCATTGGTTCGTTTCCCCAAACGCCTGAGGTGCGTCAATTGCGGGTGAAGCTTAAGCGGGGGCAGATCACCCAGGCGGAGTACGAGGCGGCCATTGATGCCGAAATTGCCAAGTGCATCCGCTACCAGGAGGAGATTGGCCTGGATGTGCTGGTGCATGGGGAGTTTGAGCGCACGGACATGGTGGAATTTTTTGCCCAGCGACTGTCGGGGTTTGCCTTGACTGAGCACGGCTGGGTGCAAAGCTACGGCAGCCGCTGTGTACGTCCCCCAATTATCTACGGCGATATTGCCCGGACCCAGCCCATGACGGTGCGGGAGTTTCAAGTGGCCCAGTCCCTGACGAGCAAACCGGTTAAAGGAATGCTCACTGGACCTGTGACCATGTTGAATTGGTCGTTCCCCCGTCCGGATATTTCCCGCCGGGAACAGGCGTTCCAGATAGCTTTGGCGCTGCGGGACGAGGTGGCAGATTTGGAGGCGGCGGGTGCCCGCATGATCCAAATTGACGAACCGGCGCTGCGGGAAGGACTGCCCCTGAAACCGGAGCGGTGGGATGAGTATCTCACCTGGGCGGTGGATGCTTTTCGCCTGGCAGCCGGGGTGGCCCGTCCGGAAACCCAAATCCACACCCACATGTGCTATTCGGAATTTGGGGACATCATCGAGCACATCCAACGCCTGGACGCGGATGTTCTGTCCATTGAAAACAGCCGCAGCAACAACCAGACCCTGATGCAGATCGTGGCGGGGGGCTACCGGCACCAGGTGGGTAACGGGGTCTATGATGTCCACAGCCCAGCGATTCCCCCCACCGAGCAGATGGTGCAACTGCTGCAACAGGGCTTGGCCCACCTGCCGGCGGAGCAAATCTGGGTGAATCCCGACTGTGGCCTGAAAACCCGCCGGTGGGAGGAGGTCATCCCCGCCCTGAAAAACATGGTGGCGGCGGCGCAACAGCTCCGGGCGCAGGTACAGGGGTCCAGCCAGTGA
- a CDS encoding aldo/keto reductase: MAGETQTACRLGQTEVQVSPLGVGTWAWGDTLFWDYGKQYSDQDLAAAYRASIEAGVTFFDTAEVYGLGRSEQLLGKFVRETGRAAVIATKFMPFPWRLWPQTLLDALRASIQRLGVDWVDLYQIHWPVHFPVSLAGWMQALADAVALGLTRAVGVSNYSLVQMQEAWRVLADRGVPLASNQVEYSLVCRAPERSGLLQRCQELGITLIAYSPLGMGLLTGKYTVDHPPPKARGLRFHRERLRQVQPLQGLLREIGQQYGKTPAQVALNWVICKGALPIPGAKNARQAQENAGALGWRLSDDDVRALDQASPNW; the protein is encoded by the coding sequence ATGGCCGGGGAAACGCAGACTGCTTGTCGCCTAGGGCAGACGGAGGTACAGGTAAGTCCCTTGGGGGTGGGCACCTGGGCCTGGGGGGATACCCTGTTTTGGGACTACGGCAAGCAGTACAGCGACCAGGATTTGGCAGCAGCCTACCGGGCCAGTATTGAAGCGGGCGTCACCTTTTTTGACACGGCGGAGGTCTATGGGCTAGGGCGGTCGGAGCAACTGTTGGGGAAATTTGTACGCGAAACCGGGCGAGCCGCGGTGATTGCCACCAAGTTCATGCCCTTTCCCTGGCGGTTGTGGCCCCAGACGCTCTTGGATGCCCTACGGGCCAGTATTCAGCGGTTAGGGGTGGACTGGGTGGACCTGTATCAAATTCACTGGCCGGTGCATTTCCCGGTTTCCCTGGCCGGTTGGATGCAGGCCCTGGCGGACGCGGTAGCCCTAGGGTTGACCCGGGCAGTGGGGGTTTCCAACTACTCCCTGGTGCAGATGCAGGAGGCCTGGCGGGTGTTGGCCGACCGGGGGGTACCTCTTGCCAGCAACCAGGTGGAGTACAGCTTGGTGTGCCGGGCACCGGAGCGCAGTGGTCTGTTGCAGCGCTGTCAGGAACTGGGGATTACCCTGATTGCCTACAGTCCCTTGGGCATGGGGTTGCTCACCGGCAAGTACACGGTGGACCATCCTCCCCCTAAAGCCCGCGGGTTGCGTTTCCACCGGGAGCGGTTGCGGCAGGTGCAACCCCTACAGGGGTTACTACGGGAAATCGGCCAGCAGTACGGCAAAACCCCGGCCCAAGTGGCCTTGAATTGGGTGATTTGCAAAGGGGCACTACCCATCCCCGGGGCCAAAAATGCCCGCCAGGCCCAGGAAAATGCGGGGGCCTTGGGGTGGCGTTTGAGCGATGACGATGTGCGGGCGTTGGACCAGGCCAGCCCCAATTGGTGA
- the malQ gene encoding 4-alpha-glucanotransferase, translated as MPGIGRRARNCPTGGVRLKCLFTWVTMTWPRCSGILLHPTSLPGGWGIGDLGSASRRWIDFLAEAEQRLWQILPLGPTGYGNSPYLSYSAMAGNPLLISLEPLQERGWLPKDLSPPPTASRRVDYDAAYLQKMPLLRLAWHYFQQDAAAMAALQAFAEQQAHWLADFSLFMALKETHGGQPWYEWEPALARREPQALAHWQAQVRPAQEFHTFLQYLFWDQWQALRQYAHDRQVRIIGDLPIYVAHDSADVWAHPELFAVDRETGQVTFMAGVPPDYFTETGQLWGNPVYNWEVLAATGFAWWVQRFRHLLQLVDVVRIDHFRGLESFWRVPQGETTAIHGEWVPAPGAELLRTLQRELGDLPIIVEDLGVITPEVEALRDAFALPGTKVLQFGFDGNPDNPFLTYNFTANCVVYTGTHDNPTTVAWYETLDGETQRRVIRYLGHLSAQGIHWDFIRLAMMSVARWCIIPFQDVLGLGPEGRMNAPGATGGNWEWRCTADCLTPELAAKLAHLTRTYGRAHHKWPEPAAVE; from the coding sequence GTGCCAGGAATTGGGCGACGCGCCAGAAATTGCCCGACCGGCGGGGTAAGATTGAAATGTTTATTTACATGGGTCACCATGACCTGGCCTCGGTGCAGCGGTATTTTGCTCCATCCGACCTCCTTGCCGGGGGGGTGGGGGATTGGGGATTTGGGTTCGGCCAGCCGTCGGTGGATTGACTTTTTGGCGGAAGCCGAGCAGCGCCTGTGGCAGATTTTGCCCCTGGGGCCAACGGGTTACGGCAATTCCCCCTACCTGTCCTATTCGGCGATGGCGGGCAATCCCCTGTTAATCAGCCTAGAACCCTTGCAGGAGCGGGGATGGTTGCCGAAGGACCTGTCCCCTCCCCCTACGGCCAGCCGGCGGGTGGATTACGATGCGGCCTATCTGCAAAAAATGCCCTTGCTCCGGTTAGCCTGGCACTACTTCCAGCAGGATGCCGCTGCCATGGCCGCTTTGCAGGCGTTTGCCGAACAACAGGCCCACTGGCTCGCAGACTTTAGCTTGTTTATGGCCCTGAAGGAGACCCACGGGGGGCAACCGTGGTATGAGTGGGAGCCGGCCCTGGCCAGGCGGGAACCCCAGGCGTTGGCCCACTGGCAGGCCCAGGTGCGACCGGCCCAGGAATTCCATACCTTTTTGCAGTACCTGTTCTGGGATCAGTGGCAGGCCCTGCGCCAGTATGCCCATGACCGGCAGGTGCGCATTATCGGCGATTTACCCATCTATGTGGCCCATGACAGTGCGGATGTGTGGGCGCACCCAGAGTTGTTTGCCGTGGACCGGGAGACGGGCCAGGTGACCTTTATGGCGGGGGTGCCCCCGGATTACTTCACGGAAACGGGGCAACTGTGGGGCAACCCGGTCTATAACTGGGAGGTGTTGGCGGCAACTGGTTTTGCCTGGTGGGTGCAACGATTCCGGCATCTATTACAACTGGTGGATGTGGTGCGCATTGACCACTTCCGGGGTTTGGAGTCCTTTTGGCGGGTGCCCCAGGGGGAAACCACAGCCATCCACGGGGAATGGGTGCCGGCGCCAGGGGCGGAGCTGTTGCGCACGTTGCAGCGGGAGTTGGGGGATTTGCCCATCATCGTGGAGGATTTGGGGGTGATTACCCCAGAGGTGGAGGCTCTGCGGGATGCTTTTGCCCTGCCCGGTACTAAAGTGTTGCAATTTGGATTTGATGGCAACCCGGATAACCCCTTTTTGACCTACAATTTCACGGCCAACTGCGTGGTTTACACCGGCACCCACGACAACCCCACCACGGTCGCCTGGTATGAGACGTTGGATGGGGAAACGCAACGGCGGGTGATTCGCTATTTGGGGCACCTGAGCGCCCAGGGCATCCATTGGGATTTCATTCGCCTGGCGATGATGTCCGTAGCCCGCTGGTGCATTATTCCGTTTCAGGATGTGCTGGGGTTGGGTCCCGAAGGTCGCATGAACGCGCCCGGGGCCACGGGAGGCAATTGGGAATGGCGTTGCACCGCCGACTGTCTCACCCCTGAGCTGGCCGCCAAATTGGCCCACCTTACCCGCACCTATGGCCGTGCCCACCACAAGTGGCCTGAACCAGCGGCGGTCGAGTGA
- a CDS encoding ferredoxin-thioredoxin reductase catalytic domain-containing protein → MTTMTTTTTNTLETMRKFAETYAQRTGTYFCVDLGVTATVIQGLAKHKEELGAPLCPCRHYEDKEAEAKQGFWNCPCVPMRERKECHCMLFLTPDHDFAGTAQTIDPEFLANHA, encoded by the coding sequence ATGACGACCATGACGACGACAACGACCAACACCCTGGAGACCATGCGCAAATTTGCGGAAACCTATGCCCAGCGGACGGGAACCTACTTTTGTGTTGATTTGGGCGTGACGGCGACGGTGATCCAGGGGCTGGCCAAGCACAAGGAGGAATTGGGGGCGCCCCTGTGTCCCTGCCGCCACTATGAAGATAAGGAGGCGGAAGCCAAGCAAGGGTTCTGGAATTGTCCCTGTGTACCCATGCGGGAACGGAAGGAATGCCACTGCATGCTGTTTTTGACCCCTGACCATGATTTTGCCGGCACTGCCCAGACGATTGACCCGGAATTTTTGGCCAATCACGCTTAA
- a CDS encoding SRPBCC family protein: MEEAAISTTQPGDGDVRVEVVRLSPWDRSIRAVTAIPAPVEPIWQVLTDYERLADFVPSLVLSRRLPHPPGKIRLEQIGAQRFLKCSFRARVVLDIEEHYPERIDFHAVEGDFVTFRGAWELQPQPQATQLIYSVHLRPRLGLPVRLVENKIQRGVTVNLLAIRRQVEMAWPNQYLSTGKGPAG; encoded by the coding sequence ATGGAGGAAGCAGCCATATCGACGACTCAGCCAGGGGATGGGGATGTCAGGGTTGAGGTGGTGCGACTAAGCCCCTGGGACCGCAGCATTCGCGCCGTGACCGCCATTCCCGCCCCCGTTGAACCAATCTGGCAGGTCCTGACCGATTACGAGCGGTTGGCCGACTTTGTCCCCAGTCTGGTCCTCAGCCGGCGGCTGCCCCATCCCCCGGGCAAAATTCGCCTCGAACAAATCGGCGCCCAGCGCTTCTTGAAATGCTCCTTTCGCGCCCGGGTGGTGCTGGACATCGAGGAACATTACCCAGAACGCATTGACTTTCACGCGGTTGAGGGGGACTTTGTGACATTTCGCGGCGCGTGGGAATTGCAGCCCCAGCCCCAGGCTACCCAGCTCATTTACAGCGTCCACCTACGACCACGCCTGGGATTGCCGGTGCGGTTAGTTGAAAACAAGATTCAACGGGGAGTGACGGTCAACTTGCTGGCCATCCGCCGACAAGTGGAAATGGCTTGGCCCAATCAGTACCTGAGCACCGGTAAGGGGCCTGCTGGTTAA
- a CDS encoding TIGR01548 family HAD-type hydrolase, translating to MGVLVCDIDGVIRDVSQSYRRAIQATVAHFSQGRYWPSLADIDRLKSEGYWNNDWEATQELLRRRGISVPISKITQYFQSLYWGDGAEPTGLITQERLLVTADYFGAWEAQGWRWGFFSGAPRREAAYALARLGILAAPLVAMEDAPAKPDPTGLITLVDQWRCPPGTTVVYAGDTVADMLTVERARRAAPAYRWIAVGILPPHVQDTDDYTQTLQRHGAQVVLPRLAHLTPTVVLT from the coding sequence GTGGGGGTACTTGTCTGCGACATTGACGGCGTGATTCGGGATGTGAGTCAGTCCTACCGGCGAGCCATACAGGCAACGGTCGCCCATTTCTCCCAAGGCCGTTACTGGCCCAGCCTGGCAGACATTGACCGGCTCAAAAGCGAGGGCTACTGGAACAATGACTGGGAAGCCACCCAAGAACTGCTGCGCCGGCGGGGCATCAGCGTCCCTATCTCGAAAATTACCCAATACTTTCAAAGCCTGTACTGGGGCGACGGGGCGGAACCGACCGGTTTGATTACCCAGGAGCGCTTGCTGGTCACGGCGGACTACTTTGGGGCTTGGGAGGCCCAGGGCTGGCGATGGGGTTTTTTTAGCGGTGCGCCCCGGCGGGAAGCGGCCTACGCCCTGGCGCGGTTGGGCATATTGGCTGCCCCTTTAGTGGCGATGGAGGATGCGCCGGCCAAACCGGACCCCACGGGCTTGATTACCTTGGTTGACCAATGGCGCTGCCCACCAGGAACAACGGTTGTGTATGCGGGGGACACGGTAGCCGACATGTTGACCGTGGAGCGGGCGCGACGGGCAGCCCCGGCCTACCGCTGGATCGCCGTCGGTATTCTCCCTCCCCATGTGCAGGATACGGATGACTACACCCAGACCCTGCAACGCCATGGCGCCCAGGTGGTGTTACCCCGGCTGGCCCACCTCACGCCGACCGTTGTGCTAACTTAG
- a CDS encoding 30S ribosomal protein PSRP-3 has product MKFQLKALWLQKDVGIAVDQIVGTGSSPLTCYFFWPRDNAWEQLKNELDAKSWIPEADKIELLNQATELINYWEEGRANNRPHTLQEAQARFPHIVFAGSN; this is encoded by the coding sequence TTGAAATTTCAGTTGAAAGCGCTCTGGCTCCAGAAGGATGTGGGGATAGCAGTGGACCAAATTGTGGGCACCGGCAGCAGCCCCTTGACCTGTTATTTTTTCTGGCCGCGGGACAACGCCTGGGAGCAGTTGAAAAATGAGCTGGATGCCAAATCCTGGATTCCCGAAGCGGATAAAATAGAGCTGTTGAACCAAGCCACCGAACTGATCAACTATTGGGAGGAAGGCCGGGCCAATAATCGCCCTCACACCCTGCAGGAAGCCCAAGCTCGCTTTCCCCACATTGTCTTTGCCGGCAGTAATTAA
- the recF gene encoding DNA replication/repair protein RecF has protein sequence MYLQSLHLHHFRNYTDQVVTFQGQQTILIGDNAQGKSNLLEAIVLLATLHSPRVQRDADLVQMGQALAQIEGYILRQPDPVELTLVLRASGRRTLAVNQRVQRRQVDFWGYLRAVFFSCLDLELVRGSPGQRRDWLDHILVQLEPLYSQLLQDYQRVVRQRNALLRQETVTPAQLAPWDELLVQTGARLMHRRAQLIDRLQPLVQTWHQRISQAGEQLTVAYAPAVAVREGARIQEEFRRQLAAKAMVERLQKTTLVGPHRDEVIFTLNGQLARHYASQGQQRTLVLALKLAELELLEKAFGETPLLLLDDVLAELDPKRQRHLLAVIADRVQTIITTTDLDRFEPPWLTQAQQLLVQQGRIYPRG, from the coding sequence GTGTATTTGCAATCGCTGCACCTGCACCATTTTCGCAACTATACCGACCAGGTGGTGACCTTCCAGGGTCAGCAGACGATTCTCATCGGGGATAATGCCCAGGGCAAGTCCAATTTACTGGAGGCGATTGTCCTGTTGGCGACTTTACATTCCCCTCGGGTGCAGCGGGACGCGGATCTGGTGCAAATGGGGCAAGCCCTGGCCCAGATTGAGGGATATATCCTGCGGCAACCGGACCCGGTGGAGCTGACCCTGGTGTTGCGGGCTTCGGGACGGCGCACCCTGGCGGTGAATCAACGGGTCCAGCGGCGACAGGTGGATTTTTGGGGATATTTACGGGCGGTTTTTTTTTCCTGTCTGGACCTGGAACTGGTGCGGGGCAGCCCTGGTCAACGGCGGGATTGGTTAGACCACATCCTGGTGCAACTGGAACCCCTGTATAGCCAGCTCCTGCAGGACTACCAGCGGGTGGTGCGACAACGGAATGCCCTGTTACGGCAAGAAACCGTCACGCCGGCCCAATTGGCCCCCTGGGATGAGCTACTGGTGCAGACCGGCGCCCGTTTGATGCATCGTCGTGCCCAGTTGATAGACCGACTCCAGCCCTTGGTCCAGACCTGGCACCAGCGGATTAGTCAAGCCGGTGAACAGCTCACTGTGGCCTATGCCCCGGCCGTGGCGGTGCGGGAGGGGGCAAGGATCCAGGAAGAATTCCGGCGGCAACTGGCAGCCAAGGCGATGGTGGAACGCCTCCAGAAGACGACGTTGGTGGGACCTCACCGGGACGAGGTCATTTTTACCTTAAACGGTCAGTTGGCCCGTCATTATGCCTCGCAAGGGCAGCAACGTACCCTGGTCTTGGCCTTGAAATTGGCGGAACTGGAACTGCTGGAAAAGGCTTTTGGGGAAACGCCCCTGTTGTTGCTGGACGATGTGCTGGCGGAACTGGACCCCAAGCGACAACGGCATCTGCTGGCGGTCATTGCCGACCGGGTGCAGACCATCATCACCACAACGGATTTAGACCGTTTTGAACCACCCTGGTTGACCCAAGCTCAGCAACTGCTGGTCCAACAGGGACGCATCTATCCTCGGGGGTAA
- a CDS encoding protease complex subunit PrcB family protein yields MGVTWSLLLTVPTRSVPFQVLNLGPPPVTKRWTRQPQVWVFTSDQAWQQFWGGHRGIDHNGQPPAAPPVDFRRQAVIGLTVGARPTGGYGLKIDRIERATGNRGVYWRVHYTESVPGPNCLVTQAITTPTVFIAVQPPVPQVQLRGRTVTISCR; encoded by the coding sequence GTGGGGGTCACCTGGTCCCTGCTTTTGACGGTTCCCACCCGGTCTGTTCCGTTTCAGGTGCTGAATTTGGGTCCGCCCCCCGTGACCAAACGCTGGACCCGCCAACCCCAAGTGTGGGTCTTCACCAGTGACCAGGCCTGGCAACAGTTCTGGGGAGGCCATCGGGGGATCGACCACAACGGGCAACCCCCGGCAGCACCCCCTGTGGATTTCCGACGGCAGGCGGTCATTGGGTTAACGGTCGGTGCTCGTCCGACAGGGGGTTACGGCCTGAAAATTGACCGGATTGAACGGGCAACCGGCAACCGGGGGGTGTATTGGAGGGTGCATTACACGGAGTCGGTGCCCGGCCCGAACTGTCTGGTGACCCAGGCCATCACCACGCCAACTGTGTTCATTGCCGTCCAACCCCCTGTTCCCCAGGTGCAACTCCGGGGGCGCACGGTCACCATATCCTGTCGTTAA
- a CDS encoding DUF3084 domain-containing protein, which yields MVAGYTLVIVILLLGGLIAALGDRIGTRVGKARLSLFKLRPRTTAVLVTIATGGVISATTLGILLAADQQLRDGLFRLNQIQSELKRVQRQKDEAQAELEAARQQLARTQAQLQAAERNVQAIEAKLAQVNRNYQQALAKLASAEQESRVLEAQIAELKKDRAQLQAQLHQAQTQVAQARLQAERLQRQGQQLQASITQLEQVRGRLEQEVGQLRQGNVAIRREQVLATATVRSITNTELARQVVQQTLQEASRVAGCLGQRQGQVEACLHSSQLPFRGPRIRISSTEFNNLVNTLSTGRDYVVRVLAAANYSSGEPEVEVFTDVTPNQLIFPAGAVVAQIPIDLDNSDEVAIVNQLDRLFLASNVRARQSGILADPLTNKVGSFSQVALVQFVEQLQNLKGVVYVQSVTRRPIYTAGPLDIQLVAVQNGQVVLRSG from the coding sequence GTGGTGGCCGGTTACACCCTGGTCATTGTCATTTTGCTGCTGGGAGGGCTGATTGCGGCATTGGGGGACCGCATCGGCACCCGGGTGGGCAAGGCGCGGCTGAGTTTGTTCAAGTTGCGGCCCCGCACCACCGCCGTACTGGTAACCATCGCCACTGGGGGGGTAATTTCCGCCACTACGTTGGGGATTTTGCTTGCTGCCGACCAGCAGTTGCGGGATGGGTTATTTCGGCTTAACCAGATTCAATCTGAACTGAAACGGGTGCAACGGCAAAAGGACGAAGCCCAGGCGGAACTGGAGGCCGCTCGACAACAACTGGCCCGCACTCAAGCCCAATTGCAAGCCGCTGAGCGCAATGTTCAGGCCATCGAAGCCAAACTGGCGCAGGTGAATCGCAACTACCAGCAAGCTCTGGCGAAACTGGCCAGCGCTGAACAGGAATCCCGCGTTCTAGAAGCCCAAATTGCCGAACTCAAAAAGGACCGCGCCCAACTGCAAGCCCAACTGCACCAGGCCCAAACCCAGGTGGCCCAAGCCCGCCTACAAGCGGAACGGCTGCAACGCCAGGGGCAACAATTGCAAGCCAGCATCACCCAACTGGAGCAAGTGCGGGGTCGTTTGGAACAGGAGGTGGGGCAGTTGCGCCAGGGCAATGTGGCCATCCGGCGGGAACAGGTCCTGGCAACGGCCACCGTGCGCTCGATTACCAACACCGAGTTAGCCCGGCAGGTGGTGCAACAAACCCTACAGGAGGCCAGTCGCGTGGCGGGGTGCTTGGGACAGCGGCAAGGCCAGGTAGAAGCCTGTCTCCATTCGTCCCAACTGCCCTTTAGGGGCCCCCGCATCCGCATCAGTAGTACAGAATTCAACAACCTGGTCAACACCCTGAGCACCGGGCGGGACTACGTGGTGCGGGTACTGGCGGCAGCCAACTACTCCAGCGGCGAACCGGAAGTGGAAGTCTTTACTGACGTCACCCCCAACCAGTTGATTTTTCCCGCCGGGGCGGTGGTGGCCCAAATCCCCATTGACCTGGACAACAGCGACGAAGTGGCCATTGTCAATCAACTCGACCGTTTATTCCTGGCCTCCAATGTCCGCGCCCGCCAAAGCGGCATCCTGGCCGACCCCCTGACCAACAAAGTCGGTTCTTTTAGCCAGGTGGCCCTGGTGCAGTTTGTGGAGCAATTGCAAAACCTCAAGGGGGTAGTGTACGTACAGTCCGTGACCCGCCGCCCCATTTATACCGCCGGACCCCTAGACATCCAACTGGTGGCGGTGCAAAACGGGCAGGTGGTGCTGCGATCCGGTTAA